A stretch of Rhipicephalus sanguineus isolate Rsan-2018 unplaced genomic scaffold, BIME_Rsan_1.4 Seq166, whole genome shotgun sequence DNA encodes these proteins:
- the LOC119376604 gene encoding uncharacterized protein LOC119376604 — translation MYYSFTNKLKIIVSLTIAQNSFGHYLLIFIQMMASSAWGLCFPRELCVTGMSVFFSYLLNKWIEARQKKGVVPEAGAAKVSAKQPMEQTVGSFVQVGAKHPAECPTKQLKKLRVGQPTGPVEIPLEETTEQPSGDIEMKSPSRDSLICTSPCSSGDLVIDEGLIASPSPAPTSVAASDSAAQADTAGLPCPEGDQGYDLWELTPGGKRVLLRHQAWNDSDGQLCMVTVKPEYQSLLGAEVLSTQEQVQQMARLAFFSRLLR, via the exons ATGTACTATTCTTTCACTAATAAACTCAAAATTATTGTTTCACTTACCATTGCTCAGAACTCTTTCGGACATTATTTATTGATTTTTATTCAGATGATGGCGTCATCAGCATGGGGCCTGTGCTTCCCGCGGGAACTGTGCGTGACTGGAATGAGCGTTTTCTTCAGCTATCTTTTAAACAAGTGGATTGAAGCTCGCCAGAAGAAAG GGGTTGTGCCAGAGGCAGGAGCTGCAAAAGTTTCTGCAAAGCAACCAATGGAGCAGACAGTGGGGAGCTTTGTGCAGGTGGGTGCAAAACATCCAGCAGAGTGTCCCACAAAGCAGCTCAAGAAACTGCGAGTAGGGCAGCCAACAGGGCCGGTGGAGATTCCACTGGAAGAGACTACAGAGCAGCCATCAGGGGACATTGAGATGAAGTCACC GTCTCGGGATTCTTTAATCTGCACTAGTCCCTGCAGCAGTGGTGACCTTGTCATTGATGAAGGATTGA TAGCATCTCCTTCCCCAGCACCCACTTCTGTGGCTGCTTCTGACAGCGCTGCACAGGCTGATACTGCAGGTTTGCCTTGT CCTGAAGGAGACCAGGGGTACGACCTGTGGGAGCTGACACCAGGTGGGAAACGTGTGTTGCTGCGACACCAGGCTTGGAATGATAGTGATGGCCAGCTG TGCATGGTGACGGTCAAGCCTGAGTACCAGTCGTTGCTAGGGGCAGAGGTACTCAGTACACAAGAGCAGGTTCAACAGATGGCACgcctggcatttttttcacgATTGTTGAGAG